The Neochlamydia sp. S13 genome has a segment encoding these proteins:
- a CDS encoding BatD family protein, which yields MVAFLFYRLELKWILGFLGFILIQSSVLANISVSAFLDPATLHQGWPLKGTLEVTHNSDQKVEESSALLNDRFLKIDLLRSVKISPDSPLTVSIYQFTLPPQNQGTYTLSSLSLKVDGKTFKTLPITYEIQAPLASPLVSSDENLKSTLQLQAYSEGLKELYPGQETKLVYRYIYKGNIALLKEVLPMLEAEGLQKVGRPDIRTWTEKDLSFFEISQQVQAIKPGEYAWGPSRIEGVVYVEDARGNKQFTATHLSSQAPIVKLIVKPFPLEDQPASFNGAFGEFTMDINLLSAATLNEGDPVFVRVSIKGKTSNWDSVSLPEICCQPGFSGLFKENDLPAVGRKEDHSKNFEIKLYPLSTDIKSLPSIQFSYFDPKSEKYKILHSPPIALTISPSQHILPTDRVSSPPINFQSQETLAEWIKSYQPLPPLAFYAMRSLGLADLKNKILGSWWVIGLIPLSLGVVGLQYKLQISWKIQGRKVKKKTSLCIYKEMLKAPQNSPLFFELLHRLLIQQLFECGLINHQEALGVDLPLEGVAGEVRALLLSIDFQRYSGAGSDEKLYFQALEECQRLYKKLQEIKYG from the coding sequence ATGGTAGCTTTTCTTTTTTATCGTTTGGAACTGAAGTGGATTCTAGGTTTTTTAGGGTTTATCTTGATTCAATCTTCGGTCTTAGCAAATATCTCTGTAAGTGCTTTTCTTGATCCAGCTACTTTGCATCAAGGGTGGCCCTTAAAAGGCACATTAGAAGTTACGCATAATAGCGATCAGAAAGTAGAGGAATCAAGTGCCCTTTTAAACGATCGATTTTTAAAGATTGATTTGCTACGAAGTGTAAAAATCTCTCCCGACAGTCCATTAACCGTCAGTATTTATCAATTTACTCTGCCTCCTCAAAATCAAGGAACTTACACACTTTCTTCTTTATCTTTAAAAGTGGATGGGAAAACCTTTAAAACTTTGCCTATTACTTATGAAATTCAAGCTCCTCTTGCCTCTCCTTTAGTATCATCGGATGAAAACCTTAAGTCTACTCTTCAACTGCAGGCTTATAGCGAAGGTCTTAAAGAATTATATCCAGGCCAAGAAACAAAATTAGTTTATCGCTATATATATAAAGGCAATATCGCTCTTTTAAAAGAAGTATTGCCTATGTTGGAAGCTGAAGGGTTGCAGAAAGTAGGCCGTCCTGATATCCGCACCTGGACAGAAAAAGATTTAAGCTTTTTTGAAATTTCTCAGCAAGTTCAAGCGATTAAACCTGGAGAATATGCTTGGGGGCCTTCTAGGATCGAAGGAGTGGTATATGTGGAAGATGCTAGAGGCAATAAACAGTTTACAGCCACTCATCTTAGCTCTCAGGCGCCCATTGTTAAACTAATCGTAAAACCTTTTCCATTAGAAGATCAGCCAGCTTCTTTTAATGGAGCTTTTGGAGAATTTACGATGGATATAAACTTACTGAGTGCGGCAACCCTTAACGAGGGAGATCCTGTGTTTGTGAGGGTAAGCATTAAAGGCAAAACCTCGAATTGGGATAGCGTTTCTCTTCCTGAAATTTGCTGCCAACCAGGCTTTAGTGGCCTTTTTAAAGAAAATGACCTTCCTGCGGTAGGTAGAAAAGAAGATCATAGCAAAAATTTTGAGATAAAGCTTTATCCTCTCTCTACAGATATTAAAAGTCTACCTTCTATTCAATTTTCTTATTTTGATCCTAAAAGCGAGAAATATAAAATTTTGCATAGCCCTCCTATTGCTCTTACTATTTCTCCTAGCCAGCATATTTTACCTACTGATCGGGTCTCTTCTCCCCCTATAAACTTTCAAAGCCAGGAGACGTTAGCAGAATGGATAAAAAGCTATCAGCCTCTGCCTCCTTTAGCTTTTTATGCCATGCGATCTTTAGGACTTGCAGATTTAAAGAATAAAATTTTGGGTTCTTGGTGGGTAATAGGGTTAATTCCTTTAAGTTTAGGTGTAGTAGGGCTGCAATATAAATTACAAATCTCATGGAAAATTCAAGGAAGGAAAGTAAAAAAGAAAACGAGCCTATGCATATATAAAGAAATGTTGAAGGCTCCTCAAAATTCTCCTCTCTTTTTTGAATTGCTTCATCGATTGTTAATCCAGCAATTATTTGAATGCGGCCTAATTAATCACCAAGAAGCTCTAGGAGTAGATCTGCCTTTGGAGGGGGTTGCGGGCGAAGTACGTGCTTTGCTGTTGTCTATAGATTTTCAGCGTTATAGTGGCGCAGGGTCAGATGAAAAGCTCTATTTCCAAGCTTTAGAAGAATGTCAGCGGTTGTACAAAAAACTCCAAGAGATTAAGTATGGTTAA